The following DNA comes from Mucilaginibacter jinjuensis.
TTAATAATCAGGAACCTTTACCAACGGTAAAGGACTACCAGCTTGTGGACCTTGATAAAGTTGTTTTTAACACTGCGCCGGAAGCGGTTTCGACTGAAGAAAATCACACCCCTTCATACGATTCAACATTAGAAGAACTTACCCTGGCTGATACCAACAGGCGTAAACTGGGTAACGAAACGGATTGGGCACCATTAGCAGAACCAACGTTTGAGGAAATTGAGGAAGCTCCATCTATTATCATAGAATCCGCAATTACTGAGGCAGGGCCGGTGGTTGAAGATCAACTGGAAGAAGTGGTTGTTGAGAACGAAACATTATCTGAGCTAACAGAGCCTGAACCACAAGTAACAGAGCCTGTAGCTGATGAGGTTGAACCAGTAACTGATCAGCAAGAAGAAGAAACAATTGCTGAACCTGATCCAACTTTAACCGGCTGGAAACCTACCGAGGCAAATATTAATCCGCCTGCAGAGCCTATATATTATACCAATAATTATAAAGCAGAACCTGCAGTAGATGCGGAGAAACCTGCTGAAATAGCACCGGTAATTGATGAGCCGGTTGTTAATCAGGAACCAGAGGTAATTCACCACGATAATACTGATGAGCAGGTAGTAACACATCAGGAAATTGAACCTGAAGAAGAAGTATACGACGAGATTGTTGGTATTGATGATATTGAGATAGTGCCGATAACAGTTACAGAACATCCTGTAACGCCTGTTGAAACTATCGATTCATATTATACCAGTTACACCGAGGAGCCAAGAAACGAAGTTGCTGTTGCCGAACCAACGGAAGCTAAACCAGAGTTTAACCTCGAAGACCAGATAACCGAAAGTATTTACGCTACCGATTACTTTGCGTTTAAGGATGCCCTGGTAGAAGAGCCCACGGCAGAAAATACAATGCACTTATTAGAGGCTGAAACCGGGGAGGCAGACGAGCAGCAAACCGTGGCTAAGTATCATGATGATAATTTGCCGTACTCGTTCTTGTGGTGGCTGGATAAAACCCGTCGCGAGCATTCAAACATGTATCAGCCCTATGCCAAGCCATCGGCATTGCCCAATATTGATGAGCTAACAGAGGGTGAAGATAAGATCGATATGCCATCCATCGAACCTAAACACAAGAAAGAGGACATTATTGAACGCTTTATACAAGCCGAACCCCAGATTAAACCGCCAAGCGGCGATAAGCTGGATAACGAGAACAAAGCACGCCACAGCGCCGAAGACAGCGACGAACTGGTAACCGAAACACTGGCCCGTATTTATACCGACCAGATGCTTTACCACAAGGCTATAGCAACTTATAAAAAGTTAATGTTGAGATATCCGGAAAAAAGTAGTTACTTTGCAGGTCAGATTGAGATTTTAGAAAACAAAACAAACTAATTATAAAATGTATTTTATTTTAATTATTGTAGCCATTATCGTATGTATCCTTTTAGGATTTATCGTATTGATCCAAAACCCTAAGGGAGGTGGCTTATCTTCAAACTTTTCGTCATCGTCGCAATTAATGGGCGTGCAAAAAACAGGTGATATCCTTGAAAAAGGTACCTGGGTACTGGCTATCACTTTAATGGTACTATCATTAGCCATTAACGTAGCTGTAAAAAGCAGCTCGGTAAAAGCAGGTGGTAACAACGAGTACCAAAACCAAATTGAAAGAGCTTCAAAACCAACAGCACCGGTTGCCGCACCTCCGCTTACAGCGCCTGCGCCAATCAAAAAATAAGCTGAATAAAATAATTAGAAAAGGCCTGCGAATTATCGCGGGCCTTTTTTGTTGGCTGTATTTTGAAGTAAATATGGCGCATCTTAGTTTATACCCCTTATTAACGCTGTTGCAAATTGCACCTACAGTAGTGTTCCCCTAAATTAGGGGAATGCAATGACAGTGCTACAGCTTCACATTAATAAGGGGTATAAACACAGCGTATCTCTAAAAGGAAAAAATAAAGACTATGCTAATTGTTGCTTGCTTTATAAGGGGTAGAGATTTGACCGGCTTAACAAGGATATATAGAACTAACCTGACAGGCTGGCATTGTCATGTTTGTGTAAGGTGACGGCTGTGTAAACACTATATTAAAAGTATGACAATTGTACAGCCGCTTATGCCAAATTTTAAC
Coding sequences within:
- the secG gene encoding preprotein translocase subunit SecG; translation: MYFILIIVAIIVCILLGFIVLIQNPKGGGLSSNFSSSSQLMGVQKTGDILEKGTWVLAITLMVLSLAINVAVKSSSVKAGGNNEYQNQIERASKPTAPVAAPPLTAPAPIKK